One window of the Synechococcus sp. CC9311 genome contains the following:
- a CDS encoding PRC-barrel domain-containing protein, with protein MSSSPSPNDPLATVPSDRLWLRSELMGTQVITRDSGRRLGVVGEVVVDIDRREVVALGLRDNPLTRFLPGLPRWMPLDRIRQVGDVILVDSADSLSEAFSPDRYSRVINCQVITESGQTLGRVLGFSFDIETGELTTLVMGAVGVPLLGEGVLSTWEIPVDEIVSSGADRIIVYEGAEDKLKQLSSGVLEKLGVGGPSWEEQERERYRMNIVPVENQLSSGQAVEEAPRMLEASESQRFETERELEYVELEDRRSDSTRERRYLDEAPMQERESSYREPYREPERYNEPPSYREPEPFNGRRSFDERQPLDQPQRFNEQQLYNEPERFREPESFQDEDRYPTPQRTSPPPQELDAAPRFEQRPRPASRRPIERPGEPLDVEPIELHSHQDQESQPLDDPW; from the coding sequence TTGAGCTCGTCCCCGTCCCCCAACGACCCACTGGCAACCGTCCCCAGCGACAGGCTGTGGCTTCGGTCGGAATTAATGGGGACCCAAGTCATCACCCGCGATTCCGGCAGACGCTTGGGTGTTGTCGGCGAAGTGGTTGTGGATATCGACCGCCGCGAAGTGGTCGCCCTCGGGTTGAGAGACAACCCGCTCACCCGTTTCTTACCGGGACTCCCCCGTTGGATGCCCCTTGATCGCATTCGCCAAGTGGGCGATGTGATTCTTGTTGATTCCGCAGACTCTCTCAGCGAGGCCTTTTCTCCAGACCGCTATAGCCGGGTCATCAACTGCCAGGTGATCACAGAATCGGGGCAAACGCTCGGCCGCGTGTTGGGCTTCTCCTTCGACATTGAAACAGGCGAACTCACCACGCTTGTCATGGGAGCCGTTGGTGTTCCCCTTCTAGGGGAAGGCGTGCTCAGCACCTGGGAAATCCCTGTCGATGAAATCGTTAGCAGTGGCGCCGACCGAATCATTGTTTACGAGGGTGCCGAAGACAAACTCAAACAACTGAGCAGTGGGGTGCTGGAAAAACTGGGCGTCGGAGGACCGAGTTGGGAAGAGCAAGAGCGGGAGCGTTACAGGATGAACATCGTCCCTGTCGAAAACCAGCTCAGTTCAGGGCAAGCGGTGGAAGAGGCACCGCGAATGCTGGAGGCCTCGGAATCACAACGCTTCGAAACGGAACGGGAGCTCGAGTACGTCGAACTCGAAGATCGGCGCAGTGACAGCACGCGTGAGCGTCGCTACCTCGATGAAGCACCGATGCAGGAGCGAGAGAGCTCCTATCGAGAGCCCTATCGCGAACCCGAGAGATACAACGAGCCCCCGTCGTATCGCGAGCCCGAACCGTTCAATGGGCGTCGGTCGTTCGATGAGAGACAGCCACTGGATCAGCCACAACGATTCAATGAACAACAGCTCTACAACGAACCAGAGCGTTTTCGCGAACCCGAGTCTTTCCAGGACGAAGACCGCTATCCAACGCCTCAGCGCACATCACCTCCACCTCAGGAACTCGATGCAGCTCCACGCTTCGAGCAACGTCCAAGACCGGCTTCACGTCGTCCAATCGAACGGCCAGGCGAACCCCTTGATGTTGAACCCATCGAGCTTCACTCTCACCAAGACCAAGAGAGCCAGCCCCTTGATGATCCCTGGTAA
- the msrB gene encoding peptide-methionine (R)-S-oxide reductase MsrB translates to MTSAPIAGGDRVERTPEEWKEKLSPTQFQVARQGGTEAAFTGAYWNHKEDGMYHCVCCDAPLFSSSTKFESGTGWPSFWNGVTEGAIRTHEDRSHGMVRTEILCARCDAHLGHVFNDGPAPTGQRYCTNSASLDFKKKAIT, encoded by the coding sequence ATGACAAGCGCACCCATAGCAGGTGGAGATCGGGTGGAACGCACTCCTGAGGAATGGAAGGAGAAACTCAGCCCCACCCAGTTTCAAGTGGCGCGTCAGGGCGGAACCGAAGCTGCTTTTACCGGTGCCTACTGGAATCACAAGGAAGATGGCATGTATCACTGCGTCTGTTGTGATGCACCCCTCTTTAGCTCCAGCACAAAATTTGAGTCGGGCACGGGCTGGCCAAGCTTCTGGAATGGTGTGACCGAGGGTGCGATTCGCACTCATGAGGATCGCAGCCATGGAATGGTGCGAACAGAGATCCTTTGCGCGCGCTGTGATGCCCATCTGGGACATGTGTTCAACGACGGACCGGCACCTACAGGTCAGCGCTACTGCACGAACAGTGCTTCCCTCGACTTCAAAAAGAAAGCCATCACTTGA